The Commensalibacter nepenthis genome has a window encoding:
- a CDS encoding LabA-like NYN domain-containing protein, whose amino-acid sequence MFFRENEKVCLFIDGANLYSASRNLGFDVDYRNLLAFFRKNCNVIRAYYYSAVLDTEEYSPLKPLTDWLAYNGFFLVTKSAREFTDQNGRRRIKGSMDIELAVDMMEIAPHIDHAVLFSGDADLRRLVESVQRQGVRVTVISSVKTNPPMVGDELRRQADQFLDIVDIAPEFTRRTGDNNQQNDIPNPTIPFAD is encoded by the coding sequence ATGTTTTTTAGAGAAAATGAGAAAGTTTGTCTATTTATAGATGGAGCGAATTTATATTCTGCCTCTCGTAACTTAGGATTTGATGTTGATTATAGAAACTTGCTAGCTTTCTTTAGAAAAAATTGTAATGTAATCCGTGCTTATTATTATTCAGCCGTTTTGGATACAGAGGAATACTCCCCGCTCAAACCTCTGACCGATTGGCTGGCGTACAATGGATTTTTCCTTGTCACAAAAAGTGCTCGTGAATTTACAGATCAAAATGGTCGTAGAAGAATCAAAGGGAGCATGGATATTGAACTGGCTGTCGATATGATGGAAATTGCCCCGCATATCGATCATGCCGTTTTATTCAGTGGGGATGCTGACCTTCGCCGTTTGGTTGAATCTGTTCAAAGACAAGGTGTCCGCGTAACCGTGATTTCCTCTGTTAAAACCAATCCTCCGATGGTTGGGGATGAATTACGTCGACAAGCAGATCAATTTTTGGACATTGTGGATATCGCACCAGAATTTACTCGACGAACTGGCGATAATAACCAGCAAAATGATATTCCAAACCCAACCATTCCTTTTGCAGATTAA
- the rpoZ gene encoding DNA-directed RNA polymerase subunit omega, protein MARVTVEDCIEKIPNRFDLVLHAAQRARSLSRGEALTVERDNDKNPVVALREIAEEKLDLDAIKSDIIRSLARAPEPEPVDEEVVDLIPTEKNIFGLQDVTAEEEKRNMSQNSFENINEIMSELDRRRSSGSENF, encoded by the coding sequence ATGGCACGCGTTACTGTTGAAGATTGTATTGAAAAAATTCCTAATCGTTTTGACCTTGTTTTGCATGCAGCGCAAAGAGCGCGTAGCCTTTCAAGAGGAGAGGCTTTGACAGTCGAACGCGATAATGACAAAAATCCTGTCGTTGCTTTACGTGAGATCGCCGAAGAAAAATTAGATTTAGACGCAATTAAGAGCGATATTATTCGTTCACTTGCCAGAGCACCAGAACCAGAGCCCGTGGACGAAGAAGTTGTTGATTTAATTCCAACAGAAAAAAATATTTTTGGTTTACAAGATGTGACAGCTGAAGAAGAAAAACGGAATATGTCACAGAATTCATTTGAAAATATTAACGAAATCATGAGTGAGTTAGATCGCAGACGTTCTTCTGGGTCTGAAAATTTTTAG
- a CDS encoding PepSY domain-containing protein, which produces MNKNLLSFFRMCHQWFGLIGGWFLFVLFVSGTISIYDQEITQWMQPELGLYAPASSVSGKALDLAYDRWEQHKNIRKNLIALPSTRDPFIRVLHAQDNLLQGDVIHPQQGNLVPIRATGGGYFIDSFHNNLFIGRFLGGAILLIVGVTFIFVIISGVIIYLPKIVKNAFLIYPKPKTARFKSDFHTISGFFFLPFLLVIAISGVLFLAPRYLPNNQPPQNSFPVKQHKEMSQQQTRPDLLPLLNKAQLYFNAMPSVIFFNKKEIKFIDGDEKQIARLKNYIAFDKKTQQISSISTKPTALTLLNKTLLGIHTVRASGRFFRMIFAIMGIGSSVLIAYGLLFYSNRKRNILLSTHSISQRLFYKITEGINIGIIMGTLIAMITFLWSNRLLPAELPTRMNWEINSFFISFFLVLGLSILGSIFGKIKRTWLNLTCIFSGLCLLLPFLNYIQTAPYFTAALSRSNYLYLITDSIIFICGMIFLRVFFYIKSKGIN; this is translated from the coding sequence ATGAACAAAAATCTACTTTCTTTTTTCAGAATGTGCCATCAATGGTTTGGGCTTATTGGTGGATGGTTTTTGTTCGTCTTGTTTGTGTCAGGCACCATTTCGATTTATGACCAAGAAATTACACAATGGATGCAACCCGAACTAGGACTCTACGCCCCAGCATCATCCGTCTCTGGCAAAGCATTAGACCTCGCTTATGATCGTTGGGAGCAACATAAAAATATTCGTAAAAACCTGATTGCACTTCCTTCAACTCGAGATCCATTTATCAGGGTTCTACATGCACAAGATAATTTGTTGCAAGGAGATGTTATCCATCCACAACAAGGAAATCTTGTCCCTATTCGCGCAACTGGTGGGGGGTATTTTATTGACAGTTTCCATAACAATTTATTTATTGGTCGTTTTCTTGGTGGGGCTATTTTATTAATTGTTGGAGTAACTTTTATATTCGTTATTATATCTGGTGTAATTATTTATCTTCCCAAAATAGTTAAGAATGCTTTCCTCATTTATCCAAAACCCAAAACTGCGCGTTTTAAATCCGATTTCCACACAATCAGTGGTTTTTTCTTTTTACCTTTTTTACTTGTGATTGCTATCAGTGGTGTTTTATTTTTAGCACCTCGCTATTTACCCAATAACCAACCGCCACAGAATAGTTTTCCAGTAAAACAGCATAAAGAAATGTCTCAACAACAAACACGCCCTGATCTGTTACCTTTATTAAATAAAGCCCAGCTATATTTTAATGCTATGCCTAGCGTAATTTTTTTTAACAAAAAAGAGATCAAATTTATCGATGGCGATGAAAAACAAATTGCTCGGCTTAAAAATTACATTGCTTTTGATAAAAAAACACAACAAATCAGCTCAATCTCGACAAAGCCTACGGCGCTTACTTTACTCAATAAAACATTACTTGGCATTCACACTGTTCGCGCAAGCGGGCGCTTCTTTCGAATGATCTTTGCGATCATGGGAATAGGCAGCTCTGTTTTAATTGCTTATGGTTTGTTATTTTATTCAAATCGAAAAAGAAACATTTTATTATCAACGCATTCCATCTCACAACGATTATTTTATAAAATAACCGAAGGAATTAATATCGGTATCATCATGGGAACATTAATCGCAATGATTACTTTCCTATGGTCAAACCGTTTGTTACCAGCAGAATTACCAACAAGAATGAATTGGGAAATCAACAGCTTCTTTATTAGCTTTTTCTTGGTATTGGGTTTAAGTATTCTAGGCTCAATATTCGGAAAAATTAAACGGACTTGGTTAAATCTGACATGTATTTTTTCGGGGTTATGCCTTTTGTTACCTTTCTTGAATTATATACAAACAGCACCCTATTTTACCGCAGCTTTATCTCGTAGTAATTACTTATATCTGATTACGGATAGTATCATTTTCATCTGTGGTATGATCTTTTTACGAGTATTCTTTTATATTAAAAGCAAAGGAATAAATTAA
- the rnc gene encoding ribonuclease III has protein sequence MTLDMQKDLAFSGKNLESKLGYSFQSKALLQKALTHRSAIYENRSTRKKVKRVSSNERLEFIGDRVLGLVMAEWLLKRYPNEQEGDLGPRHAHLVSKTVLAQIAAILKVSEAIHVASHEEKAGVNHTDSVLADAVEAILGAMYLDGGLKPVQDLVHKVWAEIIKSQSLPPKDSKTALQEWVLARGLPLPVYELVSQEGPSHTPIFVIKVVVQNYEGRGEGGNKRTAESAAAKDLLLQLNSVKKTKK, from the coding sequence ATGACATTAGATATGCAAAAGGATCTTGCTTTCTCTGGAAAAAATTTAGAAAGCAAGTTGGGATATTCATTTCAATCAAAGGCATTATTGCAAAAGGCTTTAACCCATCGTTCTGCCATTTATGAGAATCGTTCCACTCGAAAAAAAGTAAAACGGGTCAGTTCAAATGAACGATTGGAATTTATTGGTGATCGCGTGTTGGGATTAGTCATGGCAGAATGGCTGCTTAAACGCTATCCCAATGAACAAGAAGGGGATTTGGGACCAAGACATGCGCATCTTGTCTCTAAAACGGTGTTGGCTCAAATTGCAGCAATTTTAAAGGTATCAGAGGCTATTCATGTGGCTTCACATGAAGAAAAAGCAGGTGTAAATCATACTGATAGTGTTCTAGCCGATGCTGTTGAGGCGATTTTGGGGGCAATGTATTTGGATGGTGGATTAAAGCCTGTCCAGGATTTGGTTCATAAAGTGTGGGCTGAAATTATTAAATCCCAGTCTTTACCCCCTAAAGATTCAAAGACAGCTTTACAAGAATGGGTATTGGCTCGGGGGTTGCCTCTGCCTGTGTATGAATTGGTTTCTCAAGAAGGACCATCTCATACACCGATTTTTGTTATCAAAGTTGTTGTGCAAAATTATGAGGGTAGAGGCGAAGGTGGTAATAAACGTACCGCAGAAAGTGCTGCGGCCAAAGATTTGCTGCTTCAATTAAATTCAGTTAAAAAAACTAAAAAATAG
- the era gene encoding GTPase Era, with protein MHCGFVALIGAPNAGKSTLLNKMAGAKLSIVSPKAQTTRMRILGIVMRQQTQILLMDTPGIFKPKRKLDEAMVAAAWTGAVDADITLLMIDANLGLTDENRDIINHLKENARRIWLVFNKIDKINPQKLLPLTQEITSLLSIEKSFMVSAKTGNGVDDLLDSLAESLPKGPWLYPEDDLTNLPDRLLAAELVREQIFMQTHEEVPYSVTAETESFKERPDGSVRIDVTIYVLRANHKAIIIGDKGQKIKMIGERARKELSRLLDRPCHLFLIVKERKGWDGETARLKAIGLED; from the coding sequence ATGCATTGTGGGTTTGTGGCTCTAATTGGGGCACCAAATGCGGGTAAGTCAACCTTATTAAATAAAATGGCGGGTGCTAAATTATCAATTGTCAGTCCAAAAGCACAAACCACGCGTATGCGTATTTTGGGAATTGTCATGCGTCAACAAACGCAGATTTTGTTGATGGACACGCCTGGTATCTTTAAACCCAAAAGAAAACTTGATGAAGCAATGGTAGCGGCTGCTTGGACAGGCGCTGTTGATGCGGATATTACGTTGTTGATGATTGATGCAAATCTTGGGTTAACAGATGAAAATCGGGATATTATCAATCATTTAAAAGAGAATGCACGTCGTATTTGGTTGGTATTTAACAAAATTGACAAGATCAACCCGCAAAAATTATTACCTTTAACTCAAGAAATAACTTCTTTGCTCTCTATCGAAAAAAGTTTTATGGTCAGCGCGAAAACAGGGAATGGCGTTGATGATTTGTTGGATTCATTAGCGGAATCTCTTCCAAAGGGACCTTGGTTATATCCAGAAGATGATTTAACCAATTTACCTGATCGTTTATTGGCTGCTGAATTGGTCAGAGAACAAATTTTTATGCAAACGCATGAAGAGGTTCCTTATTCAGTGACTGCGGAAACGGAAAGTTTCAAGGAAAGACCGGATGGTTCTGTTCGCATTGATGTGACAATTTATGTTTTGCGTGCCAATCACAAAGCGATTATTATCGGTGATAAAGGACAAAAAATAAAGATGATTGGCGAACGCGCTCGTAAAGAGTTAAGCCGTTTGTTAGATCGTCCTTGTCATTTATTTTTGATTGTCAAAGAGCGTAAAGGCTGGGATGGTGAAACGGCTCGTCTAAAAGCGATTGGTTTAGAAGATTAA
- a CDS encoding RelA/SpoT family protein: MENIYLPVTLSESDHIDCEGLIRHIRKYDTESDLSLVEKAFQVAFKAHEKQFRDNGAPYIIHPLAVANILAHLRVDVTSIITGLLHDTIEDTEVTREFLEKEFGVVVADLVDGVTKLTRLELQSDRTKQAENFRKLVLAMSKDIRVLIVKLADRLHNMRTLQYVQRLDRKQRIARETMDIYAPLAERIGMDNVKTELQNIAFAVLEPEGDASIRARLNYLRGQGADIVEEVCAELKELCENSGLRNVDITGREKSCYSIWEKMNRRQVAFEQLSDIMAFRIIVDTKEECYAALGVVHSSYPVVAGRFKDYISAPKANGYQSIHTGVTLRQPRNQRIEIQIRTREMHDIAENGVASHWVYKQLPVVNKDQEKLNSSVAEVAPKFKKLRWVQDLLDILEDSAAPDEFLENTKLELYQDLVFCFTPRGELIQLPRGATPVDFAYAVHSQVGDRCVGAKVNGRLVPLREQLHNGAQVEIMTAREGNPSPSWERFVVTGKARARIRHFVSSQQKAIKIEAGRVALAKAFRQEGVDGSQKILEGVLKSLKQPSVTDLYVAVGSNSLLAKDVVYRAYPELRPTKRAPRFVPGLSEKKSSSSSASNMSGQQQNIIPLKGMTKGISVHFAGCCYPLPGDAVVGIVATGKGITVHRKSCSMLSNYASMPERFMSMDWDYDILGNVDSKKNYVGRIKVVGENMPELLASITNRTAQYNGSILNLKILNRHIDFLEILLDLEVKDVEHLNSLILGLQIVKGIIHVERFVT, encoded by the coding sequence GTGGAAAATATATATCTTCCCGTAACATTAAGCGAAAGCGATCATATTGATTGCGAAGGTTTGATTAGGCATATTCGTAAATATGATACTGAATCAGACCTTTCGCTTGTTGAAAAGGCATTCCAAGTAGCCTTCAAAGCTCACGAAAAGCAATTTCGTGATAATGGAGCGCCATATATTATTCATCCCTTGGCTGTTGCAAATATTTTGGCGCATTTAAGGGTTGATGTTACCTCTATTATCACAGGGCTGCTTCACGATACAATTGAAGATACTGAAGTTACAAGAGAATTTCTTGAAAAAGAATTTGGTGTTGTGGTTGCAGATCTTGTTGATGGTGTGACGAAGCTGACACGTCTGGAATTACAATCCGATCGAACAAAACAAGCAGAAAATTTTCGCAAGCTTGTTTTGGCGATGTCTAAAGATATCCGTGTGTTAATTGTAAAGCTTGCTGATCGTTTGCATAACATGCGTACGTTACAGTACGTGCAACGCCTAGACCGCAAACAACGAATTGCGCGTGAGACAATGGATATTTATGCGCCATTGGCTGAACGTATCGGTATGGATAATGTTAAAACCGAACTTCAGAATATTGCCTTTGCTGTTTTAGAACCAGAAGGGGACGCTTCTATTCGGGCTCGTTTAAACTATTTGCGAGGTCAAGGGGCGGATATTGTCGAAGAGGTTTGTGCTGAATTAAAAGAGCTTTGTGAAAATTCTGGCTTAAGAAATGTAGACATTACTGGTCGGGAAAAATCTTGTTATTCTATTTGGGAAAAAATGAATAGAAGACAAGTTGCTTTTGAGCAATTATCCGATATTATGGCATTTCGTATCATTGTTGATACCAAAGAGGAATGTTATGCTGCCCTCGGAGTTGTGCATAGCAGCTATCCTGTTGTTGCTGGACGATTTAAAGATTACATTTCCGCACCCAAAGCGAATGGATATCAAAGTATCCATACGGGGGTTACCTTACGTCAACCACGAAACCAGCGGATTGAAATTCAAATTCGTACTCGTGAAATGCATGATATTGCTGAAAATGGGGTTGCGTCTCATTGGGTATACAAACAATTACCTGTTGTTAATAAAGATCAAGAAAAACTAAATTCTAGTGTTGCCGAAGTTGCGCCTAAATTTAAAAAATTACGTTGGGTGCAGGATTTGTTGGATATTTTAGAAGATTCAGCAGCGCCAGATGAATTTCTTGAAAATACAAAACTAGAACTTTATCAAGATTTGGTTTTTTGCTTTACGCCAAGAGGGGAGCTCATACAGTTGCCTCGGGGTGCAACACCCGTTGATTTTGCTTATGCGGTGCATAGTCAGGTTGGGGATCGTTGTGTAGGAGCCAAAGTCAATGGTCGTTTGGTTCCATTAAGAGAACAACTCCATAATGGTGCTCAAGTCGAGATTATGACGGCCAGAGAAGGCAATCCTTCCCCTTCTTGGGAACGCTTTGTTGTTACAGGCAAAGCTAGGGCGCGTATTCGCCATTTTGTAAGTAGTCAGCAAAAAGCGATTAAGATCGAGGCTGGACGTGTTGCTTTGGCAAAAGCATTTCGTCAAGAGGGTGTGGATGGGTCACAAAAGATCCTTGAGGGGGTTTTAAAATCTTTAAAACAACCTTCTGTGACTGATTTATATGTTGCGGTTGGTAGTAACTCTTTATTAGCCAAAGACGTTGTTTATAGGGCATATCCAGAATTACGTCCAACGAAGAGGGCGCCTCGTTTTGTACCGGGGTTAAGTGAAAAGAAATCATCCTCTTCTTCTGCGTCTAATATGAGTGGACAACAGCAAAATATCATTCCTTTGAAAGGAATGACCAAAGGTATCAGTGTTCATTTCGCAGGATGTTGTTACCCATTGCCTGGGGATGCTGTGGTGGGGATCGTCGCAACGGGCAAAGGTATCACTGTGCATCGCAAATCTTGTTCGATGTTAAGCAATTATGCTTCTATGCCAGAACGGTTTATGAGTATGGATTGGGATTATGATATTCTGGGTAATGTTGATTCAAAGAAAAATTATGTTGGTCGTATCAAAGTTGTGGGAGAAAATATGCCTGAATTACTGGCAAGTATCACAAATCGTACTGCCCAATATAATGGCAGTATTCTAAACTTAAAGATTTTGAATCGACATATCGATTTTCTCGAAATTTTATTAGATCTTGAAGTAAAAGACGTAGAACATTTAAATTCTTTGATTTTAGGCTTGCAGATTGTCAAAGGAATTATTCATGTCGAGCGGTTTGTAACGTAA
- a CDS encoding uracil-DNA glycosylase — MMIDLSLQPDKNCPLCPRLMEYRDSNKQLYPTGWNAPVPPWGDQQAEFLIVGLAPGIKGANLTGRPFTGDYAGMLLYNTLVKYGFANGTYNADSHDGLTLSNCRIINAVRCVPPENKPTSQEEKNCRSFLLKEIQHMPHLKFILTLGVIAHKNILACFGRPVTSIKFKHGQFFQINENITIVNSYHVSRYNTSTGVLTTEMFENIILSIKEKLDIY, encoded by the coding sequence ATGATGATTGATTTATCTTTACAGCCAGACAAGAACTGCCCTTTATGTCCTCGACTTATGGAATATAGAGACAGCAATAAACAGTTATATCCTACAGGGTGGAACGCCCCTGTTCCCCCTTGGGGCGATCAACAAGCCGAGTTTTTGATTGTTGGCCTCGCCCCTGGTATCAAAGGGGCCAATCTTACAGGTCGCCCTTTTACAGGTGATTATGCAGGTATGTTACTTTATAATACCTTGGTCAAATATGGCTTTGCAAATGGAACATATAACGCTGATTCACATGATGGATTGACCTTATCGAACTGTCGTATCATTAATGCTGTTCGATGCGTTCCTCCCGAAAACAAACCCACTTCTCAAGAAGAAAAAAATTGCCGCTCGTTTCTTTTAAAAGAAATTCAGCATATGCCACACTTAAAATTCATTTTAACTTTGGGTGTGATCGCACATAAAAATATTTTGGCTTGTTTTGGACGACCAGTGACCAGTATCAAATTCAAACATGGACAATTTTTTCAAATTAATGAAAATATCACGATCGTTAATAGTTATCACGTGTCACGATATAATACCAGCACTGGCGTTTTGACCACAGAGATGTTTGAAAATATCATTTTGTCCATCAAAGAAAAATTAGACATCTATTAA
- the pyrH gene encoding UMP kinase, translating to MMNSSKNYTPKRVLLKISGEALLGRGMYGVDPEIANAIAEDIASVANSGIEVCLVIGGGNIFRGMTAAAKGMDRVQGDYAGMLATVINAVVMNSVLQQHNIDSYIMSAISMPQIAETYIRDKAMRHMDKGHVVIFAAGTGNPYFTTDTAAALRAIEMDCDLMLKGTQVDGVYDSDPKKNPDAKRYDILTYTEALAKGLNVMDATALSLARDNKLPIIVFDVHEKGNFSRVVNNEGVFTKVVVSEADA from the coding sequence ATGATGAATTCTTCAAAAAACTATACTCCTAAACGTGTATTATTAAAAATCTCTGGCGAAGCTCTGTTAGGGCGAGGGATGTATGGTGTCGATCCTGAAATTGCAAATGCTATTGCAGAGGATATAGCAAGTGTTGCAAATTCAGGGATAGAGGTATGCTTGGTGATTGGTGGGGGGAATATTTTTCGCGGCATGACCGCAGCAGCCAAAGGAATGGATAGGGTTCAAGGTGACTATGCAGGAATGTTGGCAACAGTTATTAACGCGGTTGTCATGAATAGCGTGTTACAACAACATAATATTGACAGCTACATTATGTCTGCAATTTCAATGCCTCAGATTGCGGAGACTTATATTCGTGACAAGGCAATGCGTCATATGGATAAAGGTCATGTTGTTATCTTTGCTGCGGGTACAGGAAATCCTTATTTTACAACGGATACAGCTGCAGCATTACGCGCTATTGAAATGGATTGCGACCTTATGTTAAAAGGCACGCAAGTTGATGGTGTTTATGATTCAGACCCTAAAAAGAATCCTGATGCAAAACGATATGATATCTTAACCTATACAGAGGCTTTGGCAAAAGGATTGAATGTCATGGATGCGACTGCATTAAGTCTGGCTCGTGATAATAAATTGCCGATTATTGTTTTCGATGTGCATGAAAAAGGTAATTTTAGTCGCGTTGTCAATAATGAAGGCGTTTTTACAAAAGTCGTTGTTTCTGAAGCTGATGCTTAA
- the lepB gene encoding signal peptidase I, producing the protein MNNNLKNDSNQNPEGAKPQSTGLKGLMEVVSTVFWAVVIIVVVRCLLFAPFNIPSGSMIPTLLIGDYIFVSKYSYGYSKHSFFFSQPDFKGRIWYTPPQRGDVVVFRSTKSPFDYYVKRLIGLPGDTIEVKNGVLYIDDQPVKRSLDRPLTYQESPNKLEITENLYTEYLPRKDGSIVEHKILQAMSNPCGEDLTCNGDINPNYTIPYHVPADHFFAMGDNRDHSADSRFNDPNTENYLGFVPIENLIGKVQFIFYSYDSKYPVWQFWHWPQEIRWNRLFKTVK; encoded by the coding sequence ATGAATAATAATTTAAAGAATGATTCAAATCAAAATCCTGAAGGGGCAAAGCCACAATCAACAGGGTTAAAAGGATTGATGGAAGTGGTTTCGACAGTATTTTGGGCTGTCGTTATTATTGTCGTGGTTCGCTGTTTGTTATTTGCTCCGTTCAATATCCCATCTGGATCGATGATACCAACTTTATTGATTGGGGATTATATTTTTGTCAGCAAATATAGTTATGGTTATTCGAAACACTCTTTCTTCTTTTCACAACCAGATTTTAAAGGGCGTATTTGGTATACGCCTCCGCAAAGAGGGGACGTTGTTGTTTTCAGAAGCACAAAATCACCTTTTGATTATTATGTCAAAAGATTGATTGGTTTGCCTGGTGATACAATTGAGGTTAAGAATGGGGTTCTCTATATTGACGATCAGCCTGTTAAACGTAGCTTGGATCGTCCGTTAACCTATCAAGAATCTCCTAACAAACTAGAAATTACCGAAAATTTATACACTGAATATTTACCTCGTAAAGATGGTTCAATCGTAGAGCATAAAATTTTACAAGCGATGAGTAATCCGTGTGGTGAAGATCTGACCTGCAATGGTGATATTAATCCAAATTATACGATTCCTTATCATGTGCCTGCGGATCATTTTTTTGCAATGGGGGATAATCGGGATCATAGTGCAGATAGTCGGTTTAACGATCCCAATACTGAAAATTATCTAGGGTTTGTTCCAATTGAAAACCTTATCGGAAAAGTACAATTTATTTTTTATTCTTATGACAGTAAATATCCTGTATGGCAATTTTGGCATTGGCCACAAGAAATTCGCTGGAATCGATTATTTAAGACTGTAAAATGA
- the folK gene encoding 2-amino-4-hydroxy-6-hydroxymethyldihydropteridine diphosphokinase — MIIIAVGSNLSGVWSDTPYGMCQEAVHRLSTELECHIKQSSWYQTSPIPPSSQPLYINGVVTLEKEIEPIEVLKILNKIEAEAGRVRQQANEARPLDLDILDIDGKIIEESPKLIIPHPRLHLRGFVLYPLKDVCPQWQHPITHKHINELIDELPKDQAIMSYLDEK; from the coding sequence ATGATTATTATAGCAGTAGGAAGCAATCTTTCAGGCGTTTGGTCTGATACCCCTTATGGTATGTGTCAAGAAGCGGTACATCGTTTGTCCACAGAATTGGAATGTCATATAAAGCAATCGTCTTGGTACCAAACTAGTCCAATTCCGCCATCATCTCAACCCCTTTATATAAATGGTGTTGTTACGTTAGAGAAAGAAATAGAGCCAATTGAGGTTTTAAAGATATTAAACAAGATTGAGGCAGAGGCAGGAAGGGTCCGTCAACAAGCCAATGAAGCCCGACCGTTGGATTTAGATATTTTGGATATTGATGGTAAGATTATTGAAGAATCTCCAAAATTGATTATCCCTCATCCAAGGTTGCATTTAAGGGGGTTTGTCCTATATCCTTTAAAAGATGTGTGTCCACAATGGCAGCATCCTATCACTCATAAGCATATAAATGAATTAATAGATGAACTTCCAAAAGATCAAGCGATCATGTCTTATTTAGATGAAAAATAA
- the acpS gene encoding holo-ACP synthase, whose protein sequence is MIVGIGSDLCDIRRIEAVLERHGGRFMQRIFTPNEIKKAEGRYGQTRIGAYAKRWAAKEACAKALGTGFSDQVFYQDIEVVNLPSGQPSLKLTNGALQRLDELVQDGYTPNLLLTMTDEHPYAFAQVMIELLPNKE, encoded by the coding sequence ATGATTGTTGGTATAGGTTCTGACTTATGTGATATTCGACGTATTGAGGCTGTGTTAGAGCGTCATGGCGGGCGTTTTATGCAACGTATCTTTACCCCAAATGAGATCAAAAAAGCGGAAGGACGTTATGGACAAACCCGTATTGGAGCCTATGCCAAACGGTGGGCAGCCAAGGAGGCTTGTGCGAAAGCGTTAGGAACGGGGTTCAGCGATCAAGTTTTTTATCAAGATATAGAGGTTGTGAACCTGCCAAGTGGTCAACCGTCTTTGAAGCTAACGAATGGTGCGTTACAACGATTGGATGAATTGGTGCAAGATGGGTATACTCCAAATCTGTTATTGACTATGACAGATGAACATCCTTATGCATTTGCGCAAGTAATGATTGAATTATTGCCAAACAAGGAATAG